The genomic DNA ataatatgtattaggaaagtaaataaaattatattgaaattttttataaaaaaatctaacagaATTGGTTTAGTTTAGAACGTGAAAACtaattattgtaaataatattactttCTGTTTTCTACaatgaaatttgaaaataataaaaagatgagATCTTAAATCTCTGCAATAAAGTTATTGAAGGTAAATCTATATTGGATATTTGAATTTGGCAATGTTAATAAAAAGATAGTGGTGTGGTCCTTTTCACCCAAGATTAGGCTTCGctgtcacatttttttttatttatttgaaaaaaaaggtCATATTGTTTGGATCACTTTCACGTGTATTGTATTAATGACCTCAATTGATTTCACATGTAGGTAGTAGATCTATATCATTCAAAACCTTACTTTTTTTTGGTTGACATAAATATATTGGttcttatcaaataaatatattggtttcTTActctattaaattattattatttgttgttgatataaatatattggtttttatagaaaataacttgaataaacattcaaattaatttgaacCATGATTTGTTATACCGATCAAATATAAACAGAAAAACATACATTAGGTcggttataaaattttaatatacaaaattgATCTATTATAACTGAAAATGTGGTCTAATAAATAACTAATCAATTTGATTAATCTCAAAATATATGATCtaatattatgattaaaaaataaattataccgATATAAAGTTaacttttatgtttttatttagtaggaatatttatttgaaattgttattataatagTACTTGATTTTGTTTAACTAGCTTTTAAAAACTCACTTAAATTATGtgaaatatgaattattaatatatatatatacaatgttgttatttaaataattatcaaattaactcaatatttgatatattaaattcacCATATATCCTATCATTGGTAgggttttaattaaatatgagtaGTAGagccaaatttaaatttatctaaatacTGGATAAACCCCATTTATAAGTGTTgacctattttaaaaatatgttggaGTGAAGCTCAAGTTGAaccacaaatattattaaattcgttaatatatataactaaaaaatatatatattatttcatctaaagatattaaaaatttataatttttaagtaaattattattattattttccaaccTAAGCTCCAATTCCAAACAGGGactaatcataaatattaatctATTTGCCTCTACAACAAATACCATatattgaaatgaaaaaatcttaattatattacaacaatcatatttttactttaaattaaaatttatattttagtataatttttcTATAAGAGAGGATgacaataatattttctattaatttttttttcctttttattaaatttcagaATATTTTAATGAGTGTTCATTAAgtctttgtttttttctttttgcttAAAGAAAAAGGCACTCATATCATCCTCAaatctccaattcaaaaaaGTCTCACCTTCTCCCATTTCCCGCCTATTTCCATCATTTTCCTCAATAAgaattttaataacttttatttactGTCACAATCACCATTTTTTACAAATTACAACTTTCCTTCactctaaaaatatttttcttaattgaaAAATGTGTTTCCTTGTATACTTCTTTAATTTGAACTTTCATTTCAAGGTATTTTGCATAGTAAAAAATCAGTCAAACTTTATTAAAGTTACCCAAATAGCCAAATttgatacaaataaataaatatccaatcaaaattttaattaataaaaattaaatatcttaagaaagaaagaagaagtcaatttcaataaaatcattttgacacttacaaacaataaaaaatttctttatgttctatttttaaaaattaataaatcataacATCCTAAGTTTTGGGggtatgattaaaaataaataaaaaattcttaatgtcatcataatattatattgtgatGAGTTGTTagacattttaattataagtttaatgaGAAACGTGGGTTAACATAGTACTATTTAGTagtaattcaaataattaatggaattttatgttttgtcaaagcaataatattataacaaaaacaaataatttagtaCATGAACAAAACTAAAATGAATAACTGTGTTCATTCTAATATactatttagatatatatttcaaaatataccCACTTTcccattaaaataattttgtaattgtCTGTATGTTCCACTACAAAAAatcacaaatttatttaaaaataatacatttagtACTAAAATGTGATATTTGACcgtaattttgttttataggAAATATaaacttgatatatatatttatgtaaaatcacATTGTTCATATTCTTAAGATATTTTGGGTtgactatttatttaattaataaaataaataaattataatctcTTCCAAATCATGAAATATTCTAGAtccatataaaatttaattttgattattaagtCTGTAATGAAATAGAAACTGTCATATgctattaattttctttaaaatttatatagatatttaatttattgaaatgattttaattaaaaaatatagacGTCACTTTGGGGGTATCTTCGTCTTCCTAGTGGCTCACTGTCCAGATCTGCTTGCAGAATTTAACCTAACCAGAGCTTTCATTCCTCAAGCTGAATAAGTAAATGACGAAACTGTCCTTCAGAATTATTTAATGTCAAAATGAAAAGAAACATCACTTTCAATACGCTCCGATCattacaaaatcaaaaaaactaatattagtCAAATCTAGTCAAACGTTCAAGAAATTAGaaacattaaattatatatttttttttttcaaaaaaaaatttaagtttgaaaTGGCAAATATCCCGCTCCCCCTTTCTTCTTATTCTTGAGCTTAGTCATAAATATCTCATCTCTCTAGAGCTCCAGAATGTTCCCATTTGTTCATGATAATCGGGAGGTCTTTAATCTGCATTCTTACAGATCCTTTGTAAACTTAAATGGCTGAATGAGGTCTTGTTCAATCGTATCTCGATTTTCATTTCctttcacgttttcacattttttccCCAAGATCTGTTTGTGTTTCTTCATTTTGATATGATTTAAGAGTCGTTTCAACGTTTTCCTGAATCTACATTTGCCACTTTGGTTTCTTGATGTAAGAAATAAACTACCCATGTAAAATCTTGGGATAAAGTTTGAATCTTCTTCCCCTGGCTAGTCGATTTCAGCATTTACGTTTTGGGTTTTGGGTTTTGGATCTGGGTTATAATCTTAGTAGCAAAATGTACATAAATCTGTGCAGTGAAATGCTTACTTAATAGTTTTAGATCTTTACACTCTCTTGCAGATAGAGCTAGTTAAaagcaagaagaagaagtagaaccCTTGTCTTGTTCTGTATCTATCCAGATTTGTAAATATGAAGAATCAAAGTCTAGCCGCGGCTAATGTTGGTGAGCCTCCTGCTCGTATGACACGAGCTAGGTTAGCTGCTTTTCGTACCGGATTACCACCGCCTTGTAAGGCCATGAAATGTGGGGATGGAAAAAGGAAAAGGGAAGCTACAGAAGAGATGGACACTAATCCTGCCATTTTTGGATGTATAAAGAATAACAAGAAGAGAGCAGTGCTGAAAGATGTTTCAAATGTTACATCAACTAGATCTTATAAGAAATGTCCTGTCATCCCAAAAGCTGCTCCCAAAAAAGAGGTTTGTTGTACATCTTTAAAGAACAAATTCATAGAATTACCATAGCAGCTAATAATTCCTGGTTATTATGTTTCTTGAAGAACATCAAGCGAGGTAAACAGGCTTCTTCTTTTGACATTTCAAAGACCATCCCATCAACTACTACTGGAATAGAACAAATGGGCGGAAAGTTGTATGATAGGTCTCCAGTTAAAGTTAAAGCAATGCACTTGCCTTCATATCCGGAGAAACTTAATCTGAATGCAGAAACGTCTCAGCTACAAGCAAATGGTAAGTATCTATAGACGGAATTCACACAACACTTTTAAAACAAACAAgcttttgagattatttttttccttcaaTTTGTTGAGTATAGTTATAGTGGAGGAAGCTCGTCTCCCTGAGAAGCTGTTGATGATATCTGATGATAAAGACTTCAAGAATATTGATCTTGATCAAGACAATCCACAATTATGTAGCTTATATGCTCCTGACATATACAATAATCTATGTGTTGCAGAGGTTTGTTCTTgcaaatttttgtttgtttctaacTGTTTTAATAGAAATGTGTAAGTTTTCTGTTTGGATGATGAAAGTTTGAACAATTGACGTTTTCAGTTGGCACGAATGCCATTTATGAGTTATATGGAGAAAATGCAGAAAGATGTAACTCCAACCATGCGTGGTATCCTAGTTGATTGGCTCGTGGAGGTTActttaaatttagtttattacTCATGTATCTTGTTCCAgtctgtttgtttgtttagtCAACCTTAAAATTAGTAGTGGTGGTTGTTTGTGTGTTCATCAGGTAACGGAGGAATTCAAATTAGTTCCAGACACGTTGTATCTAACTGTTAATTTCATTGATCGATTTCTTTCTCGAAATTGCATGGATAGACAGAGGCTTCAACTTCTTGGCATCACTTGCATGTTAATAGCCTCGTAAGTTTGTCTCATTAGCGCGTAAACTTTGAATGAAAATTGAATTCTCTTTGATGTgttgtttcttttttctttcacgAATTCAAGGAAATATGAAGAGGTTTGTTCTCCACGTGTTGATGAATTCTGTTTCATCACCGACAGTACC from Impatiens glandulifera chromosome 9, dImpGla2.1, whole genome shotgun sequence includes the following:
- the LOC124914234 gene encoding cyclin-A2-4-like translates to MKNQSLAAANVGEPPARMTRARLAAFRTGLPPPCKAMKCGDGKRKREATEEMDTNPAIFGCIKNNKKRAVLKDVSNVTSTRSYKKCPVIPKAAPKKENIKRGKQASSFDISKTIPSTTTGIEQMGGKLYDRSPVKVKAMHLPSYPEKLNLNAETSQLQANVIVEEARLPEKLLMISDDKDFKNIDLDQDNPQLCSLYAPDIYNNLCVAELARMPFMSYMEKMQKDVTPTMRGILVDWLVEVTEEFKLVPDTLYLTVNFIDRFLSRNCMDRQRLQLLGITCMLIASKYEEVCSPRVDEFCFITDSTYTREEVLTMEKQVLNLLNFQLSAPTPKTFLRRFLRAAHALNNAPSLELEFLANYLTELTLVDYEFLKFIPSMIAAAAVFLARWTLDQSIHPWNSTMVYYTKYKASDLKTIVHAMHDLQMNAISCPLNSIRAKYNQEKFKCVATLSSSLKTLIKLF